Proteins co-encoded in one Papaver somniferum cultivar HN1 chromosome 5, ASM357369v1, whole genome shotgun sequence genomic window:
- the LOC113282327 gene encoding uncharacterized protein LOC113282327 isoform X1: protein MGDQNSIPKDLRPLNIPRTVGDEPRIPIGRSALEGFCPNSVVDVNSLAADPGSRSVFYPATISDAGYGATGLGFANPAMAWYPLCRLQPVGSSFVPVTGSRDDTDIENFVNNQGRGSNLGEYPSDEGNDDSSKTKKLKFLCSFGGKILPRPSDGILRYVGGQTRIISVRRDVNFHELVQKMNDVYGQPVVFKYQLPDEDLDALVSVSCPEDLDNMVEEYEKLVENSVDGSAKLRVFLFSASELDSSGTVKLGDSNDSAQKYFDAVNGISDLVGCGITRRGSMASVASTQSSDRMSGGAEAVDSSSLGQGPPSTVVLSPRRSSGASSHDGQARIVYVAPNHAMYTEAQSANYVAPTISSSHPPAQLFESDLERPVQAMGQPPLLGRDFGPPSGIEYTPATVYMQGYPRQEVFQDADHPPVTSQMGYLNPPQVLGITGSTYRRADNTMQTICVQSHQFMPAMQMTHASMRPNGVQHLIQQHQTHVNSYPEENSFGGRVTQVLDDHNYRVLPSQAPLQPAAVQPQGVGYDWHQPTTPGSVVFSDGCSPRQQGILPEQISRLEDCHMCQKALPHAHSDTVVQDQRDQATSMVSSSMPAFQSLRVEDTLRARSANRVLVSGPQGESTVAVEHLEAWPRPKYVGPMNHDVAAQQLGVHGFPPNINLRVRNDNRSVLLQHPEAVDQCRGMFSQGVMPDNVHSPHGVYMANFPQVRQGDVVQQPTMQYQYRDINDPSISHLLHADAPPVRVVPFQTSEPVSREFLEHSDRNFRNAPKEDIDDLRRINVRLEALHIIPPETSANNENSRSPVNIFQEGILDARPQFVANDVPQTNAFANTGNFLDENHGKPADILPASSTEALYLHNHQLEEFNQVAQSSGLGVSEPLPHSTTPAEHRASDKIWHGKPTIPQIDSAFTNVERERVPVVGDWKDEAPHIQPNMGFNDATAASSNGNLPTVSVSSGLVPEFCDPATSDSLFSTKDPWISRHDTHFPPPKPSKVVSGRETCTTKEGVLHQQPGNLNKDSASEHGNSSKGSAEEHIRLELQSVAEGVVASVLQSSLHSDHSDHEMKEPIPDANQEMELRVGCTEAEDVVKDEANSSVSLSDGIGRLQIIKNSDLEELRELGSGTFGTVYHGKWRGTDVAIKRINDRCFAGKPSEQTRMRDDFWNEAIKLADLHHPNVVAFYGVVLDGPGGSVATVTEYMVNGSLRQAFQRNDKALDKRKRLFIAMDVAFGMEYLHGKNIVHFDLKSDNLLVNLRDSHRPICKVGDLGLSKVKCQTLISGGVRGTLPWMAPELLNGSSNLVSEKVDVFSYGIVMWELLTGEEPYDDLHYGAIIGGIVSNTLRPAVPESCDADWKSLMERCWSADPAERPSFAEIVNQLRIIAASLPTKGQAQ, encoded by the exons ATGGGTGATCAAAACTCAATTCCTAAAGATCTTCGTCCTTTGAACATACCTCGAACAGTTGGAGATGAACCTCGCATTCCAATAGGGAGAAGTGCATTGGAAGGTTTTTGCCCTAATTCTGTAGTTGATGTTAATAGTCTTGCTGCTGATCCTGGTTCCAGATCAGTATTCTATCCAGCAACGATATCTGATGCTGGATATGGCGCAACAGGTTTAGGTTTTGCTAATCCAGCCATGGCTTGGTACCCACTTTGTCGATTACAACCTGTTGGTTCTAGTTTTGTTCCTGTAACTGGATCCAGGGATGATACAGATATTGAGAATTTCGTTAACAATCAAGGTCGTGGAAGCAATCTCGGTGAGTATCCCAGTGATGAAGGTAATGACGATTCCTCTAAAACTAAGAAATTAAAATTCTTATGTAGTTTTGGTGGTAAAATCCTGCCTAGACCAAGTGATGGAATTTTGAGATATGTTGGAGGTCAGACTAGGATCATTAGTGTTAGGAGAGATGTTAATTTTCATGAGTTGGTGCAGAAAATGAATGACGTTTATGGGCAACCTGTGGTTTTCAAGTACCAACTCCCTGATGAGGATCTTGATGCCCTAGTCTCAGTTTCATGTCCTGAGGATCTCGATAACATGGTAGAGGAGTATGAAAAGTTGGTTGAGAATTCGGTTGACGGGTCAGCAAAACTTCGGGTATTTTTATTCTCTGCATCTGAGCTTGACTCATCTGGTACAGTGAAATTAGGTGATTCAAACGATAGTGCACAGAAGTATTTTGATGCTGTGAATGGAATTTCTGATCTTGTTGGTTGTGGTATTACAAGGAGAGGAAGTATGGCGAGTGTGGCATCAACACAGAGTTCAGATAGGATGAGTGGCGGGGCAGAAGCTGTTGATAGCTCAAGTTTGGGTCAAGGGCCACCTTCTACAGTCGTTTTATCTCCCAGAAGAAGTTCTGGGGCTTCTTCTCATGATGGCCAAGCAAGGATTGTTTATGTAGCTCCTAATCATGCTATGTATACAGAAGCTCAATCAGCAAATTATGTTGCTCCAACTATTTCATCAAGTCATCCTCCTGCCCAATTGTTTGAAAGTGACCTAGAGAGACCAGTGCAAGCAATGGGACAACCACCATTATTGGGGCGTGATTTTGGTCCACCTTCTGGAATAGAGTATACGCCCGCAACTGTTTATATGCAGGGATATCCTCGCCAGGAGGTATTTCAAGATGCAGATCATCCGCCAGTTACTTCCCAAATGGGGTATTTAAATCCACCTCAAGTATTGGGGATCACAGGGTCAACTTATAGGCGTGCCGATAACACAATGCAGACAATTTGTGTTCAGTCCCATCAGTTCATGCCTGCAATGCAAATGACTCATGCTAGCATGAGACCCAATGGAGTTCAGCATTTAATTCAACAGCATCAAACCCATGTTAATTCCTACCCCGAAGAAAATTCATTTGGTGGTAGGGTTACTCAGGTGTTAGACGACCACAACTACAGAGTTCTCCCATCACAGGCTCCCTTACAACCGGCTGCAGTCCAGCCCCAAGGAGTAGGTTATGATTGGCACCAACCTACAACTCCAGGTAGTGTGGTCTTTTCCGATGGATGCTCACCTCGTCAACAGGGGATTCTTCCTGAACAAATTTCCAGACTGGAAGATTGTCATATGTGCCAAAAAGCATTGCCGCATGCACACTCTGATACTGTGGTACAAGACCAAAGGGATCAAGCCACAAGTATGGTTTCTTCTTCAATGCCAGCTTTTCAGAGTCTCCGTGTTGAAGATACATTAAGAGCTCGATCTGCTAATAGAGTACTTGTTAGTGGACCACAAGGGGAGAGTACTGTTGCAGTTGAACATCTAGAAGCTTGGCCACGACCTAAATATGTTGGACCTATGAATCATGATGTTGCTGCTCAACAGCTAGGAGTGCATGGGTTTCCTCCAAATATCAATCTGCGTGTGCGAAATGACAATAGAAGTGTCCTCTTGCAACATCCTGAGGCTGTTGATCAATGTAGGGGGATGTTTTCTCAAGGCGTGATGCCAGATAATGTACATTCACCTCATGGTGTATACATGGCTAATTTTCCTCAGGTGCGCCAAGGAGATGTTGTCCAGCAACCTACGATGCAGTATCAGTACCGTGATATAAACGACCCTTCGATTAGCCATCTACTCCATGCTGATGCCCCTCCAGTTAGAGTGGTACCTTTCCAAACTTCAGAACCAGTTAGTCGGGAGTTCTTGGAACACTCAGATAGGAATTTTAGGAATGCTCCGAAGGAAGACATTGATGATCTAAGacgaatcaatgtgagattggaaGCACTTCACATAATTCCACCTGAGACTTCTGCAAACAACGAGAATTCTAGGTCACCTGTTAATATATTTCAGGAAGGGATCCTGGATGCTAGACCACAGTTCGTGGCGAATGACGTGCCCCAAACCAATGCCTTCGCCAATACAGGCAATTTTCTCGATGAAAATCATGGTAAGCCAGCTGATATACTGCCAGCGTCGTCTACAGAGGCTCTTTACTTGCACAACCATCAACTTGAAGAGTTCAATCAAGTCGCACAATCATCAGGATTAGGTGTTTCTGAACCACTTCCACATTCAACTACTCCTGCTGAACATCGGGCTTCTGACAAAATATGGCATGGTAAACCAACAATCCCACAGATTGATTCGGCATTTACCAATGTCGAAAGGGAAAGGGTCCCCGTCGTTGGTGATTGGAAGGACGAGGCTCCACATATCCAGCCGAATATGGGTTTCAATGATGCAACGGCTGCCTCTTCTAATGGAAACCTGCCAACTGTATCCGTCTCCAGTGGTTTGGTTCCAGAGTTTTGTGATCCTGCCACCTCAGACTCGCTTTTCAGCACGAAGGATCCTTGGATATCGAGGCACGACACACATTTCCCTCCTCCAAAACCTAGCAAGGTAGTATCTGGTAGAGAAACTTGTACAACTAAGGAAGGGGTCCTCCACCAGCAACCTGGAAATCTTAACAAGGATTCAGCCTCAGAACATGGTAACTCTAGCAAAG GATCTGCAGAGGAACATATCAGGCTAGAACTTCAATCTGTCGCTGAGGGTGTTGTTGCTTCAGTTCTCCAATCTTCATTACATTCGGACCACTCtgaccatgagatgaaggagccCATTCCAGACGCCAACCAAGAAATGGAACTTCGTGTTGGTTGCACAGAAGCAGAG GATGTTGTTAAAGACGAGGCAAATTCTTCTGTATCGCTTTCAGATGGCATCGGTCGCTTACAG ATAATAAAGAACAGTGATCTCGAAGAGTTACGAGAACTAGGGTCTGGCACCTTCGGTACGGTTTATCATGGTAAATGGAGGGGTACTGATGTTGCAATTAAACGTATCAATGATAGGTGTTTTGCTGGGAAGCCATCAGAGCAAACCCGAATG AGAGACGATTTTTGGAACGAAGCCATCAAGCTGGCTGACTTACACCACCCCAATGTGGTGGCTTTCTATGGTGTCGTTCTTGATGGGCCTGGTGGTTCTGTAGCAACAGTAACAGAATACATGGTTAACGGTTCTCTAAGACAAGCTTTTCAGAGGAATGACAA GGCACTTGATAAGCGTAAACGTCTCTTTATAGCCATGGATGTTGCATTTGGAATGGAGTATTTGCATGGAAAGAATATCGTACACTTCGACCTTAAAAGTGACAACTTACTAGTCAATCTCCGGGATTCTCACCGGCCAATATGCAAG